From Actinoplanes oblitus, a single genomic window includes:
- a CDS encoding bifunctional metallophosphatase/5'-nucleotidase, whose product MTLPNGVSRRSVLAASAAAAAAPLAFPGAAEAHGKGGPKTPETFHLTVLGTSDTHGNVYNWDYYKDAEYDDSAHNDVGVAKLAALVNKLRAEATGATLVLDAGDTIQGTPLATYYAKQEPITTTGEKHPMAKAMNVLHYDAVTLGNHEFNYGLPLLNLWIRQLGFPALAANAVSAKTGRPAFTPYVIKKVSLGKHAPTLRVGILGLTNPGVAIWDKDNVEGKLKFLGMVETAAKWVPIMRARGADVVILSAHGGDSGTSSYGPELPNENPVQLIAQQVPGIDAILFGHAHQEIAQRFVTNTATGQQVLTSEPSKWGQRLTKMDFELVREHGRWRVTSKAAATLNTNTVEADPKVLAVVKSQHDKTVAYVNQVVATSTEELSAATSRYQDTPILDYINKVQTDEVTRALAGTSYASLPVLSIAAPFSRTAVFPKGDVKIKDVAGLYIYDNTLEAVVLTGAEVRAYLEYSAKFFKTLAVGAPVDVANISDSAIPDYNYDILSGVDYDIDISKPIGSRITKLQVGGVDVAADAQFVVAVNNYRRSGGGAFPGIVKTQVYNEQKEIRQLLIDWAQAKGHIDPADFYVRNWQLVREGVPVTF is encoded by the coding sequence ATGACGCTTCCCAACGGCGTATCGCGGCGCAGCGTGCTGGCCGCCTCGGCGGCCGCCGCCGCGGCACCGCTCGCCTTCCCCGGCGCGGCCGAGGCCCATGGCAAGGGCGGCCCGAAGACTCCGGAAACGTTCCACCTGACGGTGCTCGGCACTTCGGACACCCACGGCAACGTGTACAACTGGGACTACTACAAGGACGCCGAGTACGACGACTCCGCGCACAACGACGTCGGCGTCGCCAAGCTGGCCGCCCTGGTCAACAAGCTGCGCGCCGAGGCGACCGGCGCCACGCTGGTGCTCGACGCGGGTGACACGATCCAGGGCACCCCGCTGGCGACGTACTACGCCAAGCAGGAGCCGATCACCACGACCGGCGAGAAGCACCCGATGGCCAAGGCCATGAACGTGCTGCACTACGACGCGGTGACGCTGGGCAACCACGAGTTCAACTACGGCCTGCCGCTGCTGAACCTGTGGATCCGGCAGCTCGGCTTCCCAGCCCTGGCGGCGAACGCGGTGAGTGCCAAGACCGGCCGGCCGGCCTTCACGCCGTACGTGATCAAGAAGGTCTCGCTCGGCAAGCACGCGCCCACCCTGCGTGTCGGCATCCTGGGCCTGACCAACCCGGGCGTGGCGATCTGGGACAAGGACAACGTCGAGGGCAAGCTGAAGTTCCTCGGCATGGTGGAGACCGCCGCCAAGTGGGTGCCGATCATGCGGGCCCGCGGCGCGGACGTCGTCATCCTGTCCGCGCACGGCGGCGACAGCGGCACCTCCAGCTACGGCCCCGAGCTGCCGAACGAGAACCCGGTCCAGCTGATCGCCCAGCAGGTGCCGGGGATCGACGCGATCCTGTTCGGGCACGCGCACCAGGAGATCGCGCAGCGGTTCGTCACCAACACCGCGACCGGGCAGCAGGTGCTGACCTCGGAGCCGTCGAAGTGGGGCCAGCGCCTCACCAAGATGGACTTCGAGCTGGTCCGCGAGCACGGCCGGTGGAGGGTCACCAGCAAGGCGGCGGCCACGCTGAACACCAACACGGTCGAGGCCGACCCGAAGGTGCTCGCCGTGGTGAAGAGCCAGCACGACAAGACCGTGGCGTACGTCAACCAGGTCGTCGCCACGTCGACCGAGGAACTCTCCGCCGCCACCTCGCGGTACCAGGACACCCCGATCCTGGACTACATCAACAAGGTGCAGACCGACGAGGTGACCAGGGCGCTGGCCGGCACGTCGTACGCGAGCCTGCCGGTCCTCTCGATCGCCGCGCCGTTCAGCCGGACCGCGGTGTTCCCGAAGGGCGACGTCAAGATCAAGGACGTCGCGGGGCTCTACATCTACGACAACACCCTGGAAGCTGTCGTGCTGACCGGCGCCGAGGTGCGGGCGTACCTGGAGTACTCGGCGAAGTTCTTCAAGACCCTCGCGGTGGGCGCCCCGGTCGACGTCGCGAACATCAGCGACAGCGCGATCCCGGACTACAACTACGACATCCTCTCCGGGGTCGACTACGACATCGACATCAGCAAGCCGATCGGCAGCCGGATCACCAAGCTGCAGGTCGGCGGGGTGGACGTGGCCGCCGACGCGCAGTTCGTGGTCGCGGTGAACAACTACCGCCGGTCCGGCGGTGGCGCGTTCCCGGGCATCGTGAAGACCCAGGTCTACAACGAGCAGAAGGAGATCCGCCAGCTCCTGATCGACTGGGCGCAGGCCAAGGGCCACATCGACCCGGCCGACTTCTACGTCAGGAACTGGCAGCTCGTCCGGGAGGGCGTGCCGGTCACCTTCTGA
- a CDS encoding MerR family transcriptional regulator codes for MLSIGDFAGLGRVSVRMLRHYDAIGLLRPAHVDPHSGYRYYTAEQLLRLNRILALRDLGFSLQQVRVMLEEKVDLGELRGMLRLRRAELTAQVERDSARLALVDARLRMIESEGHMNTGDIILKRVPAVRVAELSATALGYDHPASITENLSPLYPRLMELMEQAGVTTTGSPLAYYRPAPTGPEDETITVHAAFPIGDAEVTGAGFDVVVLPPIEAATAVHEGPMAEAFRTGGRIAAWIEDNGFRPVPPGYAREVYLHCPPGCFDEWLTEMQVPLDGTGIATREN; via the coding sequence ATGTTGAGTATCGGAGACTTCGCCGGCCTGGGCCGGGTGTCGGTGCGCATGCTGCGCCACTACGACGCCATCGGCCTGCTTCGTCCCGCCCACGTCGACCCGCACAGCGGCTACCGCTACTACACCGCGGAGCAGCTGCTGCGGCTCAACCGGATCCTGGCTCTCCGGGATCTCGGCTTCAGCCTGCAGCAGGTGCGGGTGATGCTGGAGGAGAAGGTCGATCTCGGTGAGCTGCGCGGGATGCTGCGGCTGCGCCGGGCCGAGCTGACCGCCCAGGTGGAACGGGACAGCGCCCGTCTGGCCCTGGTCGACGCACGTCTCCGGATGATCGAGTCGGAGGGTCACATGAACACCGGAGACATCATCCTGAAGCGGGTTCCGGCGGTGCGGGTGGCGGAGCTGTCCGCCACCGCCCTGGGGTACGACCACCCCGCGTCGATCACCGAGAACCTGTCGCCGCTCTACCCGCGCCTGATGGAGCTGATGGAGCAGGCGGGTGTCACGACGACCGGCTCCCCGCTGGCCTATTACCGGCCGGCGCCGACCGGGCCGGAGGACGAGACGATCACCGTGCACGCGGCGTTCCCGATCGGCGACGCGGAGGTCACCGGGGCCGGGTTCGACGTGGTGGTGCTGCCGCCGATCGAGGCGGCCACGGCGGTGCACGAGGGGCCGATGGCGGAGGCGTTCCGCACCGGCGGGCGGATCGCCGCCTGGATCGAGGACAACGGGTTCCGGCCGGTGCCGCCCGGCTACGCCCGCGAGGTCTACCTGCACTGCCCGCCGGGCTGCTTCGACGAGTGGCTCACCGAGATGCAGGTGCCGCTGGACGGCACCGGAATCGCAACCCGGGAAAACTAA